Proteins from a genomic interval of Eschrichtius robustus isolate mEscRob2 chromosome 9, mEscRob2.pri, whole genome shotgun sequence:
- the LOC137769228 gene encoding LOW QUALITY PROTEIN: vascular non-inflammatory molecule 3-like (The sequence of the model RefSeq protein was modified relative to this genomic sequence to represent the inferred CDS: substituted 3 bases at 3 genomic stop codons) has translation MIISYFPKCGAVLAFFVLSVGALDTFIAAVYEHAVMLPNRTETPVPKEEALLLMSRNIDVLEKAVKLAARXGAHIIVTPEDGIYGXVFTRETIYPYLQDIPDPEVNWIPCRDPHRFGRSPVQERLSCLAKDNSIYIVENIGDKKPCNASDPQCPPDGRYQYNTDVVFDSEGRLVARYHKCNLFAPEIQFDFPKDSELVTFDSPFGKFGIFTCFDIFSHDLAVMVVEEFQVDSILYPTAWYNTLPLLSAVPFHSAXARALGVNLLAANTHNTSMHMTRSGIYSPEAVKVYYYDMETESGQLMLSELKSWPRREAIYSAAVHWSTYARGVKPFSSERLSFPGMTYFDAFTFTKLKGNTGNYTVCQKDLCCHLTYKMSEKRTNEVYALGVFDRLHMVEGQYYLQVCTLLKCQTTDLRTCGEPAGSAFTKFEEFSLSGTFGTSYVFPQIVLSGSQLAPERHYEEMDVCRAEAEPLCLSWFWPCMEECLRGTLHA, from the exons ATGATTATATCATATTTTCCAAAATGTGGTGCCGTTCTGGCCTTCTTTGTCCTGAGTGTTGGTGCACTGGACACTTTTATTGCTGCAGTGTATGAGCATGCTGTTATGTTACCAAACAGGACAGAAACTCCTGTGCCAAAAGAAGAAGCTTTGCTCCTGATGAGCAGGAATATAGATGTCCTAGAGAAAGCAGTTAAACTGGCAGCCAGGTAG GGTGCACATATCATTGTGACCCCAGAAGATGGAATTTATGGCTGAGTCTTCACAAGGGAGACCATTTATCCCTATCTGCAGGATATCCCAGATCCTGAAGTGAACTGGATTCCATGTAGAGACCCCCA TAGGTTTGGCCGCAGCCCAGTGCAAGAAAGGCTCAGCTGTCTGGCCAAGGACAATTCTATCTACATTGTGGAAAATATTGGGGACAAGAAGCCATGCAATGCCAGTGACCCTCAGTGTCCCCCTGATGGTCGTTACCAATACAACACTGATGTGGTATTTGATTCTGAGGGTAGGCTGGTGGCCCGCTACCACAAG TGCAATCTTTTTGCACCTGAAATTCAATTTGATTTCCCCAAGGATTCAGAACTTGTGACTTTTGACTCTCCCTTTGGGAAGTTTGGCATTTTCACTTGCTTTGACATATTTTCTCATGATCTAGCTGTGATGGTGGTGGAAGAGTTTCAGGTTGACAGCATTCTCTACCCCACGGCCTGGTACAACACGCTGCCCCTCCTCTCGGCGGTCCCCTTCCACTCGGCATAGGCCCGAGCCCTGGGAGTCAACCTGCTTGCTGCCAATACCCACAACACGAGCATGCACATGACAC GCAGTGGAATCTACTCACCGGAGGCTGTCAAGGTGTATTACTATGACATGGAAACAGAGAGTGGCCAGCTGATGCTCTCAGAATTGAAGTCCTGGCCTCGAAGAGAAGCCATTTACTCTGCAGCTGTTCACTGGAGTACTTATGCCAGAGGTGTCAAGCCATTCTCATCTGAACGGTTGAGTTTTCCAGGGATGACTTATTTTGATGCGTTCACTTTCACTAAGCTTAAGGGAAACACAGGAAATTACACAGTTTGTCAGAAAGACCTGTGTTGTCACTTAACTTACAAGATGTCTGAGAAACGAACCAATGAGGTGTATGCACTAGGTGTCTTCGACAGACTTCACATGGTAGAAGGCCAGTATTACTTACAG GTATGCACATTACTGAAGTGTCAAACCACTGACCTGAGAACTTGTGGAGAGCCTGCAGGGTCAGCTTTTACCAAGTTTGAAGAATTCTCCCTCAGTGGCACATTTGGAACGAGTTATGTTTTCCCACAGATCGTTCTTAGTGGGAGTCAGCTTGCCCCTGAAAGACATTATGAG GAGATGGACGTCTGCAGAGCCGAGGCGGAGCCCCTTTGTCTTTCTTGGTTCTGGCCCTGTATGGAAGAGTGTTTGAGAGGGACCCTCCACGCTTAG